Proteins encoded in a region of the Globicephala melas chromosome 1, mGloMel1.2, whole genome shotgun sequence genome:
- the TAS1R2 gene encoding LOW QUALITY PROTEIN: taste receptor type 1 member 2 (The sequence of the model RefSeq protein was modified relative to this genomic sequence to represent the inferred CDS: inserted 2 bases in 2 codons; deleted 2 bases in 1 codon; substituted 1 base at 1 genomic stop codon), with protein sequence MGAQGRVVCSLSFLLIFLAELTENSEFYLLEDYLLGGLFPLHANVKGTVHLNYLQVPKCNEYEMKVLGYNLMQAMRFAAEEINNDSSLLPSVLLGYEMVDTCYMSNNIHPVLYFLSQDDYFLPIQEDYRHYIPRVVAITGPDTSECPVTVAHFLSLFLLPQITYGTINDQLHFPAVLRTAPGVHHQMEAMVPLMRHFRWNWILVLTSSDDYGRGSSQLLSECLAHRDICIAFRETLPRPQPNRTMTQQERERLEAIMGKLQQSMARVVAVSSPDLALFNFFREVLRQNSTGAVWVASEPWAIEPVLHHLTQLQRTGTFLGFTTGHHHPEQSVPIPGFSEFRVHRSQVSRPALNRSSPGATCNQECDTCMDTSEPFNTILTLSGERVVDSVYSAVYAVAHALQSLLGCNQAGCHKEVVYPWQIAVSMCSKDCHPGQKKKPAGIDPGCFEYIDCLSGTFLNRAAGEFDCQPCPSYEWSRRKDISCFKWQLAFLEWHEAPTITVVVLAALGFLGTLAISIIFWRQFQTPMVRSAGGPVCFLTLQLMAYMVVPVXVGPPMVSTCLCLQAFLTLCFTVCISCITVCSFQIIXIFKMARRLPRAYGFWVRYHGLCVFVAFITVLKTVIVGSSILAVTTNSTARTDPDDPKVTTLSCNPSYHRGLRINSSLDXLVSVLGFGFAHIGKELPTNYYEAKFITCMTFYFTSSVFLCTFVSVYEGVLVTILGLLDTVLYLLGITLGYFGAKCYMILFYLERNTPAYLNSMIQGYTMGRGSTPIICPLA encoded by the exons ATgggagcccagggcagggtgGTCTGCTCCCTGAGCTTCCTGCTGATCTTCCTGGCTGAGCTGACTGAAAACTCAGAGTTCTACTTGCTTGAGGATTACCTCCTGGGTGGCCTCTTCCCCCTCCATGCCAACGTGAAGGGCACTGTCCACCTCAACTACCTGCAGGTGCCCAAGTGCAATGA GTACGAGATGAAGGTGCTGGGCTACAACCTCATGCAGGCCATGCGCTTTGCGGCAGAGGAAATCAACAATGACAGCAGCCTGCTGCCCAGTGTGCTGCTGGGCTACGAGATGGTGGACACCTGCTACATGTCCAACAACATCCATCCTGTGCTCTACTTCCTGTCACAGGATGACTATTTCCTGCCCATCCAGGAAGACTACAGACACTACATACCCCGCGTGGTGGCCATCACCGGCCCTGACACCTCCGAGTGCCCTGTGACCGTGGcccacttcctctccctctttctccttccacaG ATCACCTACGGTACCATCAATGACCAGCTGCATTTCCCAGCGGTGCTGCGCACGGCGCCAGGTGTGCATCACCAAATGGAGGCCATGGTGCCGCTCATGCGGCACTTCCGCTGGAATTGGATCCTTGTGTTGACAAGCAGCGATGACTATGGCCGCGGCAGCAGCCAGCTGCTCAGCGAGTGCCTGGCCCACCGTGACATCTGCATCGCCTTCCGGGAGACGCTGCCGAGGCCGCAGCCCAACCGGACGATGACGCAGCAGGAGCGTGAGCGCCTGGAGGCCATCATGGGCAAGCTGCAGCAGAGCATGGCGCGTGTTGTGGCCGTGTCCTCGCCAGACCTGGCCCTGTTCAACTTCTTCCGCGAGGTTCTGCGCCAGAACTCCACGGGCGCAGTGTGGGTCGCCTCCGAACCCTGGGCCATCGAGCCGGTCCTGCACCACCTCACCCAGCTGCAGCGCACAGGCACCTTCCTGGGCTTCACCACC GGGCATCACCACCCAGAGCAGAGCGTGCCCATCCCGGGCTTCAGCGAGTTCCGCGTGCACCGCTCCCAGGTCAGCCGGCCCGCGCTCAACAGGAGCAGCCCGGGGGCCACCTGCAACCAGGAGTGTGACACCTGTATGGACACCTCTGAGCCCTTCAACACCATCCTCACGCTCTCTGGCGAACGCGTGGTCGACAGCGTGTACTCCGCCGTCTACGCCGTGGCTCACGCGCTGCAGAGCCTCCTGGGCTGCAACCAGGCCGGCTGCCACAAGGAGGTGGTGTACCCTTGGCAG ATCGCTGTGTCTATGTGTTCCAAGGACTGCCATCCTGGGCAAAAGAAGAAGCCAGCTGGCATCGACCCGGGCTGCTTCGAGTATATTGACTGCCTCTCTGGCACCTTCCTCAACCGAGCTGCAG GTGAATTCGACTGCCAGCCCTGCCCAAGTTACGAGTGGTCCCGCAGGAAGGACATCTCCTGCTTCAAGTGGCAGCTGGCCTTCCTTGAATGGCATGAGGCACCCACCATCACTGTGGTCGTGCTGGCTGCCCTGGGCTTCCTCGGCACCCTGGCCATCTCGATAATCTTCTGGAGGCAGTTTCAGACGCCCATGGTTCGCTCGGCTGGGGGGCCCGTGTGCTTCCTGACGCTGCAGCTGATGGCATACATGGTGGTCCCCGTGTAAGTAGGGCCACCCATGGTCTCCACGTGCCTCTGCCTCCAGGCCTTCCTCACGCTCTGCTTCACCGTCTGCATCTCCTGCATCACCGTGTGCTCTTTCCAGATCA TCATCTTCAAGATGGCCAGACGCCTCCCACGGGCCTACGGCTTCTGGGTCCGCTACCATGGGCTCTGTGTCTTCGTGGCATTCATCACGGTGCTCAAGACAGTCATCGTGGGGAGCAGCATACTGGCCGTGACCACCAACTCCACTGCCCGCACTGACCCCGATGACCCCAAGGTCACGACCCTGTCCTGCAACCCCAGCTACCACCGGGGGCTGCGGATCAACAGCAGCCTGG TGCTCGTCTCCGTGCTGGGCTTCGGCTTCGCCCACATAGGCAAGGAGCTGCCCACCAACTACTACGAGGCCAAGTTCATAACCTGCATGACCTTCTACTTCACCTCCTCCGTCTTCCTCTGCACCTTCGTGTCTGTCTACGAGGGGGTGCTGGTCACCATCCTGGGCCTCTTGGACACTGTGCTCTACCTCCTGGGCATCACCCTGGGCTACTTCGGCGCCAAGTGCTACATGATCCTCTTCTACCTGGAGCGCAACACGCCAGCCTACCTCAACAGCATGATTCAGGGCTACACCATGGGGAGGGGATCCACTCCTATCATCTGCCCATTGGCATGA